From a region of the Listeria monocytogenes ATCC 19117 genome:
- a CDS encoding short chain dehydrogenase: protein MKILLIGASGTLGSAVKERLEKKAEVITAGRHSGDVTVDITSVDSIKKMYEQVGKVDAIVSATGSATFSPLTELTPEKNAVTISSKLGGQINLVLLGINSLNDNGSFTLTTGIMMEDPIVQGASAAMANGAVTAFAKSAAIEMPRGIRINTVSPNILEESWDKLESFFQGFVPVPAAKVARAFEKSVFGAQTGESYKVY, encoded by the coding sequence ATGAAAATTTTATTAATTGGTGCTTCTGGTACGCTTGGCTCTGCGGTGAAAGAACGTTTGGAGAAAAAGGCCGAAGTGATTACTGCTGGTAGACATAGTGGTGATGTGACGGTGGATATTACGAGTGTCGATAGCATCAAAAAAATGTACGAACAGGTTGGAAAAGTAGACGCAATTGTTTCAGCCACAGGAAGCGCCACTTTTTCTCCTTTAACAGAATTAACACCTGAGAAAAATGCAGTGACGATTAGTAGTAAATTAGGTGGTCAAATTAATCTAGTTTTGCTGGGCATTAACTCATTGAATGATAATGGAAGCTTCACCCTTACTACTGGCATTATGATGGAAGATCCAATCGTCCAAGGGGCTTCTGCTGCGATGGCAAATGGCGCGGTTACAGCTTTTGCAAAATCTGCTGCGATTGAAATGCCACGTGGAATCCGGATTAATACAGTGAGCCCGAATATATTAGAAGAATCTTGGGACAAACTAGAATCATTTTTCCAAGGTTTCGTTCCAGTTCCAGCCGCAAAAGTCGCTCGTGCGTTTGAAAAAAGCGTCTTTGGTGCACAAACTGGTGAAAGTTATAAAGTATATTAA
- the fbpA gene encoding Rqc2 family fibronectin-binding protein FbpA, whose product MAFDAMFLKAMTEELAEHGESGRIMKIHQPFSHELVLYIRKNRENKRLLISSHPSYARIQWTDDIPENPATPPMFCMLLRKYLEGAIIESITQLPNERILQFSIRGKDDIGENRFCDLFVEIMGRHSNITLVDRAKNVIVDCIKHVSPAQNSYRTLLPGATYVLPPATDKLHPFEVTSEQILDRLDFSAGRMDKQLVQNFAGFSPLLAREIVFRAGNLTADSLVAAFFEVIGLVNEHLGHAAVPNEWRIQNKEDYYFFPLRHVDAETTEFANLSTLLDHFYIGKARRDRVHQFAHDLEKLLSNELARSRLKIEKLENTLLETEKADVYRIQGELLTANLHLMERGMEEITVENFYDDMKKMTIALDTRKTPSANAQSYFSRYQKLRNAVEVVKEQIALTKEEITYLESVESQLETSGPQDVEEIRQELAEQGYLRYKQKKGSRKKATLPAPEKYTSSTGLTILVGKNNKQNDYLTNKLARNNEYWFHVKDLPGSHVVIQSNDPDETSITEAAMIAAYYSKARLSATVPVDGTLVKHVKKPNGAKPGYVIYDNQTTYFVTPDEKLVLELKN is encoded by the coding sequence ATGGCGTTTGATGCAATGTTTTTAAAAGCGATGACCGAAGAACTTGCCGAACACGGAGAAAGTGGACGTATTATGAAAATCCATCAACCGTTCTCGCATGAACTTGTTTTATATATTCGAAAAAACCGTGAAAATAAACGTTTACTGATCTCCTCGCATCCAAGCTATGCGCGGATTCAGTGGACCGATGATATTCCCGAAAACCCAGCAACCCCACCGATGTTTTGTATGTTACTGCGAAAATACTTAGAAGGCGCGATTATTGAATCGATTACGCAACTTCCTAATGAACGAATTTTACAATTTAGTATTCGCGGTAAAGATGATATCGGTGAAAATCGTTTTTGTGATTTATTTGTAGAAATTATGGGACGGCATAGTAATATCACTCTTGTCGACCGTGCGAAAAATGTGATTGTTGATTGTATTAAACACGTTTCCCCTGCACAAAATAGTTACCGAACACTGCTTCCGGGAGCGACTTATGTTTTACCTCCTGCAACGGATAAACTCCACCCATTTGAGGTTACTTCGGAGCAGATTCTGGATAGACTAGATTTCTCAGCGGGTCGAATGGATAAGCAACTTGTACAAAATTTTGCAGGATTCAGCCCTTTGCTTGCTCGGGAAATAGTATTTCGTGCTGGGAACTTAACGGCAGATTCGCTAGTTGCCGCCTTTTTCGAAGTAATTGGGCTAGTGAACGAGCATTTAGGCCATGCAGCCGTGCCAAACGAATGGCGCATCCAAAATAAAGAGGATTACTATTTTTTCCCGCTCCGCCATGTCGATGCAGAAACAACCGAATTCGCGAATTTAAGCACCCTATTAGACCATTTTTATATTGGTAAAGCGCGTCGTGATCGTGTCCATCAATTTGCACATGATTTAGAAAAACTCTTATCCAACGAACTGGCTCGAAGCAGGCTGAAAATCGAAAAACTCGAAAACACTTTGCTCGAAACAGAAAAAGCAGATGTTTATCGTATTCAAGGTGAACTTCTAACTGCCAATCTGCATTTAATGGAACGCGGGATGGAAGAAATTACTGTAGAAAACTTTTACGATGATATGAAGAAAATGACGATTGCACTTGATACTAGAAAAACACCATCCGCCAATGCGCAAAGCTACTTTAGCCGCTACCAAAAACTACGTAACGCGGTCGAAGTAGTGAAAGAGCAAATCGCGCTCACGAAAGAAGAAATTACTTACTTAGAGTCCGTGGAATCACAACTTGAAACATCTGGCCCACAAGACGTGGAAGAAATCCGCCAAGAACTAGCTGAACAAGGCTATCTTCGCTACAAACAGAAAAAAGGCAGCCGGAAAAAAGCGACTTTACCTGCTCCAGAAAAATATACTTCTTCGACCGGCTTAACGATTTTAGTCGGAAAAAATAATAAACAAAATGATTATTTAACGAATAAATTAGCTAGGAATAATGAATACTGGTTCCATGTAAAAGATTTGCCTGGTTCGCATGTGGTCATTCAATCGAATGATCCAGATGAGACATCGATTACAGAAGCCGCAATGATTGCAGCCTATTATTCGAAAGCGCGCCTTTCAGCAACCGTCCCCGTTGACGGCACGCTCGTAAAACACGTGAAGAAACCAAATGGTGCCAAACCTGGTTATGTCATTTATGATAACCAAACGACTTATTTCGTTACACCTGATGAAAAGCTTGTTTTAGAGTTAAAAAATTAA